A genomic window from Fusarium oxysporum Fo47 chromosome VIII, complete sequence includes:
- a CDS encoding kinase-like domain-containing protein, whose product MNGDLSLSQALGGLRIANPDDAAEAINSSSTSPPGPDSTAQDTSISASTSTSALPSTPQPTTTSTTPSSYDAIRLDPIDPGVETSLNDPRLTPSAQPSDPTSDPGPSANHPQPSPQTEPSRSSVYGMSNVSEPGSNPSYPVRESSRRDPHRFNNSSRPVSGLMSGGSPLPPRRSSRGMGVGYAPGPGGPQQNQPYAGDAPVPTSREDWQERGAAVGVRREVDANGRTVVRQVKKGVRDFSFGRVLGEGSYSTVYMATDRQTLKEYAVKVLEKRHIIKEKKIKYVNIEKNTLNRLTEHPGIVRLYYTFQDETSLYYVLDLCNGGELLGVLKKTGTFDVECTRFYGAQILDAIDYMHSRGVIHRDLKPENVLLDDQMHVKITDFGTAKLLKDPREDPSAASASGAPDPGKDDDSRAASFVGTAEYVSPELLTHKNACKASDLWAFGCIVYQLLAGRPPFKGGSEYLTFQKIVNLEYEFPPGFPPAARDLVERCLVLEPARRLTVEHIKNHEFFDGHPFGKGLWRTKAPRLRPYIPPPQEPQVIQLNGFSTSSNARPPQQSQATPSNGNNRPSRIITELPPPTQLDIEWSPVLTKNNERILKLGDLMVVSTPLPSSPHGKEPGEGHKKLSRFFIGSTTKKRQRLVMITSSGRIVLAPAGGEEKRAKQELSLLGSDCTWKTQVDAKGQTVWCVNTGGHHYTFEEAKSSSTPQEGGSAAADWVECLERARDMALSQNMTTSYGGDSGFADMSSQVSSPSSTLGGPGNYSDGFGLSDRQGRNHLSKNQGNNEDPAPKRNRFSKRQSRNGLGSAF is encoded by the exons ATGAATGGGGACCTGAGCCTTTCTCAGGCTTTGGGCGGACTGCGCATCGCCAATCCTGAcgatgctgctgaggctaTTAACTCATCTTCGACTTCTCCTCCCGGGCCCGACTCGACTGCTCAGGATACCTCCATCTCcgcttcaacttcaacatcCGCCCTCCCCTCTACGCCTCAACCGACAACCACATCCACCACGCCCTCATCCTATGATGCAATCCGCCTCGACCCTATAGATCCCGGTGTCGAAACCTCACTTAACGATCCTCGTCTTACTCCATCCGCTCAACCTTCTGACCCTACTTCCGATCCAGGCCCCTCCGCAAATCATCCACAGCCATCTCCTCAAACCGAGCCGTCGAGGTCCTCCGTTTACGGCATGTCCAATGTGTCGGAACCTGGCTCGAACCCCTCGTATCCCGTGAGAGAGTCCAGCCGACGAGACCCTCATCGCTTCAACAACTCAAGCCGACCAGTATCAGGTTTAATGTCTGGTGGCAGCCCATTGCCACCTCGAAGGAGCTCAAGAGGTATGGGGGTTGGCTATGCACCTGGTCCTGGCGGGCCACAGCAGAACCAGCCTTACGCAGGTGACGCGCCGGTCCCAACCAGCAGAGAGGACTGGCAGGAGCGTGGAGCGGCCGTTGGGGTCCGCAGAGAGGTTGATGCAAATGGACGTACCGTTGTCCGCCAGGTCAAAAAGGGCGTCCGCGACTTTTCCTTCGGGCGAGTTCTTGGCGAGGGCTCCTATAGTACAGTCTACATGGCGACAGATCGCCAAACTCTCAAAGAATACGCCGTGAAGGTACTCGAAAAGAGACATatcatcaaggagaagaagatcaaatATGTCAACATCGAGAAGAACACACTTAACCGACTTACTGAACACCCTGGAATTGTCCGGTTATACTATACATTTCAAGACGAGACATCGCTCTACTACGTCCTCGATTTGTGCAATGGTGGAGAGCTCTTGGGtgtcttgaagaagacaGGCACCTTCGATGTTGAATGCACCAGGTTCTATGGTGCACAAATTCTCGACGCCATTGACTACATGCATTCTCGGGGTGTCATCCACCGAGATCTGAAGCCCGAAAACGTCTTGTTGGATGACCAGATGCACGTCAAAATTACGGACTTTGGAACTGCTAAACTGCTCAAAGATCCACGCGAAGACCCTTCAGCCGCATCAGCCAGCGGTGCGCCAGATCCTGGAAAGGACGATGACAGTCGTGCAGCATCATTTGTCGGTACCGCTGAATATGTGAGCCCTGAGCTTCTCACACACAAGAACGCCTGTAAGGCTAGCGACTTGTGGGCTTTCGGCTGCATTGTATACCAGCTTTTGGCTGGCCGACCTCCTTTCAAGGGAGGCAGTGAGTATCTCACATTTCAGAAGATTGTAAATCTCGAATACGAATTCCCCCCTGGCTTTCCACCAGCAGCCAGAGACCTCGTGGAGCGCTGCTTGGTACTCGAACCAGCCAGACGACTCACTGTCGAGCACATTAAAAACCACGAATTCTTCGATGGACATCCATTCGGAAAAGGACTCTGGAGGACCAAGGCACCCCGTCTTCGCCCATATATACCACCCCCCCAGGAACCTCAAGTTATTCAGCTCAACGGCTTTTCCACCTCGTCTAACGCCAGGCCTCCACAGCAGTCCCAGGCCACTCCCTCCAATGGGAATAATCGACCATCGAGGATAATAACAGAACTTCCTCCCCCGACACAGCTTGACATTGAATGGTCACCCGTTTTGACTAAGAATAACGAGCGCATTCTCAAGTTGGGCGATCTCATGGTGGTCTCGACGCCTTTACCTTCAAGCCCCCACGGAAAGGAACCAGGAGAAGGACATAAGAAGTTGTCTCGTTTCTTTATCGGCAGCACTACTAAGAAACGTCAGCGCCTGGTAATGATTACATCTAGCGGCCGAATTGTCCTTGCTCCGGCTGGTGGAGAGGAGAAAAGAGCGAAGCAGGAGTTATCTCTGCTCGGCTCAGATTGCACCTGGAAGACCCAAGTGGACGCAAAGGGCCAAACGGTGTGGTGTGTCAATACA GGCGGCCACCACTACACATTTGAAGAGGCCAAGTCCTCATCCACACCCCAAGAAGGTGGCTCTGCTGCCGCTGACTGGGTTGAATGTCTCGAGAGGGCAAGGGACATGGCACTATCTCAGAACATGACCACCTCTTATGGTGGTGATAGTGGATTTGCCGACATGTCGTCTCAAGTTTCAAGCCCATCAAGTACTTTGGGGGGTCCAGGAAACTATTCAGATGGTTTCGGACTCAGTGACCGACAAGGACGAAACCACCTGAGTAAGAATCAGGGGAATAATGAAGATCCCGCGCCAAAACGCAACCGCTTCAGTAAGAGACAATCGAGGAACGGGCTAGGATCTGCATTCTAA
- a CDS encoding glycoside hydrolase produces the protein MLQYLEYNNRTREHFVNSVRGIYDRSFYPQHIDVSHISHVLYAFLGVEPDGTVYSKDEYADFMAQFDGDTDERLGYEEHKRNAYGCVKQLFLLKKSHRHLKTLLSIGGWGAGSANFSSAASTPDRRVRFASTSVSLMWNWGFDGIDIDWEFPYDEIDAANLVLLLEAIRNELDLYARTYTSGHHFLLSIAAPAAPEHYKKLHLNDIGRIVDQINLMAYEYSGSWDYISGHNANLFPYKRPVTRLNLDYTLTESFETSINTDYAIKDYLGAGVPAEKIVLGIPVFGRSFEDNLGVGKTFSGVGEGSWGERGVWDYKALPKEGATIMYDPNAQASFSYDQRKRELISYDTPSVVQKKAEYVLGHGLGGSMFWEASADKQGDESLIRTSYRTLGSLETTENWLDYANSYFDNIGTKMGEDYV, from the exons ATGCTTCAGTACCTAGAATACAATAACAGAACTAGGGAG CACTTTGTTAACAGTGTCAGGGGCATCTATGACAGAAGCTTTTACCCTCAGCATATCGATGTATCCCACATCTCTCACGTACTCTACGCATTCTTGGGTGTCGAACCCGATGGAACAGT ATACTCCAAAGACGAATATGCCGACTTTATGGCACAATTTGACGGAGACA CTGACGAGAGACTAGGCTACGAGGAACATAAAAGAAATGCCTACGGATGTGTGAAGCAACTTTTCCTGTTAAAGAAATCCCATCGTCACCTCAAGACTCTGCTTTCCATCGGTGGGTGGGGGGCCGGGTCTGCGAACTTCAGCTCTGCCGCAAGCACACCTGACAGGCGTGTCAGATTTGCCTCGACTTCGGTCTCCTTGATGTGGAATTGGGGTTTCGACGGTATCGATATCGATTGGGAATTTCCGTATGATGAAATCGATGCTGCCAATTTAGTTCTGCTCCTTGAGGCTATACGGAATGAGCTCGACTTATATGCAAGAACGTACACCTCTGGCCATCATTTCCTATTGTCCATCGCAGCCCCTGCTGCTCCTGAGCATTATAAAAAGCTTCACCTGAACGATATAGGCCGAATTGTGGACCAAATTAATCTCATGGCTTATGAGTACTCTGGAAGCTGGGATTATATCAGTGGTCATAACGCCAACCTGTTCCCGTACAAACGTCCTGTCACAAGGCTCAATCTCGACTATACCCTCACGGAAAGCTTTGAAACATCAATCAATACCGACTATGCTATCAAGGACTATCTTGGAGCCGGGGTGCCCGCTGAAAAGATTGTCCTCGGCATACCTGTCTTCGGCCGCTCCTTTGAAGATAACTTGGGCGTTGGAAAGACCTTCAGCGGTGTTGGTGAGGGCTCCTGGGGGGAGCGAGGCGTCTGGGATTACAAGGCACTTCCAAAGGAAGGAGCTACAATCATGTACGACCCAAATGCCCAAGCTTCTTTCAGTTACGACCAGAGAAAACGCGAATTAATCTCCTACGATACTCCGAGTGTGGTTCAGAAGAAGGCAGAATATGTGCTGGGGCATGGTCTCGGCGGAAGCATGTTCTGGGAGGCTTCTGCGGACAAGCAAGGAGACGAGTCCCTTATCCGCACAAGCTATCGCACCTTGGGAAGCCTGGAAACGACAGAGAACTGGCTGGATTATGCGAATTCGTACTTTGACAATATTGGGACAAAGATGGGTGAGGACTATGTCTGA
- a CDS encoding Mo25-like protein — protein sequence MSFLFGRARTRTVADLPKQAREHVLKLEGPQGPSKAEELARVLSQMKTILQGTPDILQEADTSPEQILQLVTGLIDEDLLHLLAVNLFRLPFESRKDTQVIFSYVFRFRPATAAPKSDPLALSYVVCNRPQVLVELCRGYDHKESATPAGSVLRELLKNEAAAAIILYDDGDEPGSSSKGLNAIDRDRPQSGRGVFWRFFDWVDKSSFEVAADAFTTFRELLTRHKDLVPRYLNANFELFFDKYNNILVQSNSYVTKRQSIKLLGEILLDRSNYNVMTAYVDRGEHLKICMNLLRDDRKMVQYEGFHVFKVFVANPHKSIAVQKILLMNRDKLLTFLSHFLEDRTDDEQFIDEREFLIKQIRGMPSVPVAPQR from the exons ATGTCGTTCCTGTTTGGAAGAGCCCGCACACGCACAGTTGCCGATCTCCCCAAGCAGGCCCGCGAGCATGTCTTGAAGCTCGAGGGGCCACAGGGCCCTTCCAAG GCCGAAGAGCTTGCCCGAGTCTTGAGCCAGATGAAGACTATCCTGCAGGGAACTCCCG ACATCTTGCAAGAGGCCGATACCTCTCCAGAACAGATCTTACAGCTTGTGACTGGTCTCATCGACGAAgatctcctccatctcctcgcCGTCAACCTCTTCCGTCTTCCATTCGAGTCGCGTAAAGATACCCAAGTCATATTCTCCTACGTCTTCCGCTTCCGCCCCGCCACCGCCGCCCCCAAAAGCGACCCTCTCGCACTATCATACGTTGTCTGCAATCGACCCCAGGTCCTAGTTGAGCTATGTCGAGGATATGATCACAAGGAGAGCGCTACGCCGGCAGGTTCAGTTCTACGAGAGCTACTCAAGAACGAGGCCGCCGCCGCAATCATTCTATACGACGACGGAGATGAGCCAGGTTCGAGTTCCAAGGGTCTAAATGCCATTGACCGTGACCGACCCCAAAGTGGGAGAGGCGTGTTCTGGAGATTCTTCGATTGGGTTGATAAGAGCTCCTTCGAGGTGGCAGCAGATGCTTTCACCACTTTTCGA GAACTCCTGACACGCCACAAGGATCTTGTACCAAGATACTTGAACGCAAACTTTGAACTCTTCTTCGACAAGTACAACAACATCTTGGTGCAATCCAACAGTTACGTGACCAAGCGTCAGTCCATAAAGCTTCTCGGTGAGATCTTGCTTGATCGCTCCAACTATAACGTCATGACTGCCTATGTTGATCGCGGGGAGCATCTCAAGATATGCATGAACCTGCTACGCGATGATAGGAAAATGGTTCAGTACGAGGGCTTCCACGTATTCAAGGTCTTTGTTGCAAACCCGCACAAATCAATTGCCGTCCAAAAGATTCTCCTCATGAATCGCGATAAGCTTCTCACTTTCCTCTCCCACTTCCTTGAGGATCGGACAGATGACGAACAGTTCATCGATGAGAGAGAATTTTTGATCAAGCAAATCCGCGGCATGCCCTCAGTTCCCGTTGCTCCTCAGCGGTAA
- a CDS encoding tRNA synthetases class I-domain-containing protein → MSIDFPKEEEAIIQRWREIDAFLRQVELSEGRPRYTFYDGPPFATGLPHYGHLLASTIKDVIPRYWSMKGYHVERRFGWDTHGLPIEHEIDKKLGISGKAAVMELGIAKYNEECRSIVMRYAGEWRHTIERLGRWIDFDNDYKTMDPKFMESEWWVFKQLFDKDQVYQGHRVMPYSTVLTTALSNFEANQNYQDVTDPAVVVTFPLVDDPEVNLLAWTTTPWTLPSHLGLAAHPDFEYVKILDEKTGKTFILLEKLLGTLYKDPKKAKFKKLGTVLGKDMLGWKYTPPFDYFYEEFKDIAFKVLNATYVTDDSGVGIVHQAPAFGEDDYNVAAAAGIITEKRPPPDPVNDTGHFTDRVSDFKGLHVKEADKHIIKHLKNAGRIANESQLKHSYPMCPRSDTPLIYRAVPSWFIRIPNIVPDMLKNIEGSHWVPSFVKEKRFASWIANARDWNVSRNRYWGTPIPLWVSDDLEERVCIGSVQELRELSGYEGDLSDLHRDKVDHITIPSKMGKGQLKRIEEVFDCWFESGSMPYASQHYPFENVDKFNQSFPGDFIAEGLDQTRGWFYTLTVLGTHLFGKSPFQNCVVNGIVLAEDGKKMSKRLKNYPDPSIVMSKYGSDALRLYLINSPVVRAEPLRFKESGVKEVVQKVLLPLWNSYKFFEGQVALLQKAEGVDFVWDPKLESSNTNVMDRWVLAVCQSLLQFVNKEMASYRLYTVVPRLLGLIDSTTNWYIRFNRKRLKGENGLDDTLHALNTLFEVLFTLCRGLAPFTPFLTDNIYLKLLPHIPKELQSEDPRSVHFLPFPDVREELFDEEVERRVGRMQRVIELARVSRERRTIGLKQPLKTLVVIHSDPQYLEDVKSLEKYISEELNVRDLVLSSDEAKYNVQYSVTADWPVLGKKLKKDMARVKKGLPLLTSEQVQGYVRDKEIFVDGIRLEEGDLVVRRGIKEDESSKNLEINTDSDVLTILDTEIHPELAAEGLGREIINRVQRLRKKAGLVPTDDIKMEYRVITDPEDIGLSGAFKSQNPVFEKVLRRPLEETGAEPQTEGLIAEEEQEVQQATFLLRLLKL, encoded by the exons ATGTCGATCGACTTCCCGAAAGAAGAGGAGGCCATCATCCAAAGATGGCGGGAAATCGATGCCTTCCTGCGACAGGTTGAACTGTCCGAAGGACGCCCTCGATATACCTTCTATGATGGTCCTCCTTTTGCAACCGGTCTGCCTCACTACGGCCATCTTTTGGCCTCCACCATCAAGGATGTTATCCCTCGTTACTGGTCCATGAAGGGCTACCACGTCGAGCGACGCTTTGGCTGGGATACACACGGTCTGCCCATTGAGCATGAGATTGACAAGAAGCTGGGAATTTCTGGCAAGGCTGCCGTCATGGAACTCGGTATCGCCAAGTACAACGAGGAGTGTCGATCCATTGTCATGCGATATGCCGGCGAATGGCGACACACCATTGAGCGTTTGGGACGTTGGATTGATTTCGACAACGATTACAAG ACAATGGACCCCAAGTTCATGGAGTCTGAATGGTGGGTTTTCAAGCAACTGTTCGACAAGGACCAGGTCTACCAAGGACACCGAGTTATGCCCTACTCTACTGTTCTCACCACCGCCCTGAGCAATTTCGAGGCCAACCAGAACTACCAAGATGTCACTGATCCTGCAGTTGTCGTCACATTTCCCCTTGTCGACGATCCTGAAGTTAACCTGCTCGCCTGGACCACCACCCCTTGGACACTGCCATCGCATCTTGGTCTCGCAGCTCACCCTGACTTCGAGTATGTTAAGATTCTGGATGAGAAGACAGGAAAGACTTTTatccttctcgagaagctccttGGTACCTTATACAAGGATCCCAAGAAGGCTAaattcaagaagctcggAACAGTTCTCGGCAAGGATATGCTAGGATGGAAATACACCCCCCCTTTCGACTACTTTTACGAGGAGTTCAAGGACATTGCCTTCAAGGTGTTGAACGCAACTTACGTTACAGACGACAGTGGTGTGGGTATCGTCCACCAGGCACCGGCGTTTGGTGAGGACGATTACAATGTTGCTGCAGCCGCAGGTATCATTACCGAGAAGCGACCACCTCCTGACCCCGTCAACGACACCGGTCACTTCACTGACCGAGTCTCCGATTTCAAGGGCCTGCATGTGAAGGAGGCTGATAAGCACATCATCAAGCACCTCAAGAACGCCGGTCGCATCGCCAACGAGTCTCAGCTTAAGCACTCGTACCCCATGTGCCCTCGCTCGGATACTCCCCTTATCTACAGGGCCGTTCCCTCTTGGTTCATCCGCATTCCCAACATCGTCCCCGACatgctcaagaacatcgaGGGTTCCCACTGGGTTCCATCATTtgtcaaggagaagcgaTTCGCCAGCTGGATTGCCAACGCTCGTGATTGGAACGTGAGCCGAAACCGATACTGGGGTACTCCCATCCCTCTTTGGGTCAGCGATGATCTGGAGGAGAGAGTGTGCATTGGAAGTGTTCAAGAGCTACGTGAACTGAGTGGATATGAGGGTGATCTGTCTGATCTTCACCGCGACAAGGTTGATCATATCACTATTCCCAGCAAGATGGGCAAGGGTCAACTGAAGCGTATCGAGGAAGTGTTTGACTGCTGGTTCGAGTCTGGAAGTATGCCTTATGCCAGCCAACACTACCCCTTCGAGAATGTTGATAAGTTCAACCAGTCGTTCCCCGGAGATTTCATCGCTGAGGGTCTGGATCAAACCCGTGGATGGTTCTACACACTGACAGTGCTGGGAACTCACCTGTTTGGCAAGTCGCCGTTCCAGAACTGTGTTGTCAACGGTATTGTGCTTGCagaggatggcaagaagatgtCGAAACGTCTCAAAAACTATCCTGACCCTTCTATCGTCATGTCCAAGTACGGTTCTGATGCTCTTCGACTCTACCTTATCAACTCTCCTGTTGTGCGAGCCGAGCCCCTCCGCTTCAAGGAGTCTGGCGTCAAGGAGGTCGTTCAGAAGGTCCTTTTACCGTTGTGGAACAGCTACAAGTTCTTCGAGGGTCAAGTTGCTCTGCTTCAGAAGGCAGAGGGCGTGGACTTCGTTTGGGATCCGAAGTTGGAGTCAAGCAACACCAATGTCATGGACCGCTGGGTTCTGGCAGTTTGCCAAAGCCTTCTTCAGTTCGTGAACAAGGAGATGGCCTCATACCGTTTGTACACTGTCGTACCCAGGCTCCTTGGTCTCATTGACAGCACAACGAACTGGTATATTCGATTCAATCGAAAGCGACTCAAGGGAGAGAACGGTCTCGACGATACCCTCCATGCCCTGAACACCCTCTTCGAAGTGTTGTTCACTTTGTGCCGTGGACTGGCACCTTTCACCCCTTTCCTTACTGACAACATCTACCTCAAGCTTCTACCTCACATTCCCAAGGAGCTCCAAAGCGAAGATCCCCGAAGCGTGCACTTCCTGCCATTCCCCGATGTCCGCGAAGAGTTGTTCGATGAGGAGGTGGAGCGACGTGTTGGTCGCATGCAGCGCGTCATTGAGCTCGCTCGTGTATCGCGTGAACGCCGTACCATTGGCCTCAAGCAGCCTCTCAAGACACTGGTGGTAATTCACTCCGATCCTCAATATCTTGAGGATGTCAAATCCCTTGAGAAGTATATCAGCGAGGAGTTGAATGTGCGAGACCTCGTGCTCTCGAGCGACGAAGCCAAGTACAACGTCCAATACAGCGTCACTGCCGACTGGCCTGTTcttggaaagaagctcaagaaggatatGGCCCGCGTAAAGAAGGGGCTGCCTCTCCTTACCAGCGAGCAGGTCCAGGGATACGTCCGCGACAAGGAAATCTTTGTTGACGGTATTCGTCTGGAAGAGGGCGATCTCGTTGTGCGCAGAGGtatcaaggaggatgagTCTTCCAAGAACTTGGAGATCAACACTGATAGCGATGTGCTCACCATCCTGGACACTGAGATTCACCCTGAGCTGGCAGCTGAGGGTCTAGGACGTGAGATCATCAACCGTGTACAGAGACTTCGAAAGAAGGCAGGTCTCGTGCCAACGGACGATATTAAGATGGAGTACCGTGTCATTACAGACCCTGAAGATATTGGCTTGTCTGGTGCCTTCAAGTCCCAGAATCCAGTGTTTGAGAAGGTCTTGCGCCGACCACTAGAAGAGACTGGAGCGGAACCACAGACTGAGGGTCTTATtgcagaggaggagcaagAGGTCCAACAGGCAACATTTTTGTTGAGATTACTCAAGCTGTAA
- a CDS encoding WD40-repeat-containing domain protein has translation MFRQPPRRPQLLPRTSGTDLSCQSISSPDSGYGSAGEVFEFCPNLRKRCFPSFDGSSPDEILIKSIENQEQKPPASGKTRLAAEPPKTPERRHPKGKADVISPFLYSKFSRRLPLQDKRIDPNIQHLDRYVPRRDPISPSSERYRTTKQSQDLSRDERLKRDKSASADPFVLKRRVMDPDPRFPFRVDDSHLDRGIALGQLPQNRGGDRQVSMGAMWSVGGLAPNAIATDDGQGHLVRRGTNARVFPTLFQESLVSTSVEKEKHEGRIASALNIDQVRKILEFARAQQIPQSLKQHGLHTDFSHTSWNGYQWVNKEEWSIPLRPAKRRLLPAAPFRLLTSVAFSSTPGGKAVLGIGHSNGSVLFQSLFDTLPRFEVRQTFPISCVSWRPACTLRPSKNPMNLGVEVLTEDLVVGDEMGNIYYYVVEWPIGWEVTRDTWSGAVSLVAKISNIHCQQVCGLAWSYDGRLFASGGNDNLCCLFDADQVSGRRTEQAPGVNGHRGRIEAGSAYGGIETRVTRLLSVDGDDDMPVRAFRAQLQPLPTGTDTVRYLGPAIAKHHWNHDAAVKAIAFCPWRRELVATGGGSNDKCIHFFHTPSGAALATISVSAQVTSLIWNTTRREIAATFGYASPEHPYRVSVFSWPECKQVAAIPWEDDLRALYAISYPRGPTSEDPTAPVGGKEGCIIVASSDKSIKFHEVWSRERGVTVGATGILAGSDILEGLEGIDKEGDVIR, from the exons ATGTTTCGACAACCGCCTCGACGTCCTCAACTGCTTCCAAGAACTAGCGGGACAGACTTGTCTTGTCAGTCCATAAGCTCGCCGGATTCAGGCTATGGTTCAGCAGGTGAAGTCTTTGAGTTCTGCCCGAATCTCCGAAAACGATGTTTTCCTTCTTTCGATGGCTCAAGCCCGGATGAAATTCTAATCAAATCGATTGAAAACCAAGAGCAAAAACCGCCAGCATCAGGCAAAACAAGGCTCGCGGCCGAGCCTCCCAAAACACCAGAAAGGCGTCATCCAAAAGGGAAGGCTGATGTGATTTCTCCTTTTTTATACTCAAAATTCTCTAGACGTTTGCCTCTCCAAGACAAACGCATTGACCCAAACATACAGCATCTAGACAGATACGTCCCGAGACGTGATCCCATTTCCCCATCATCCGAGAGATATCGAACAACAAAGCAAAGCCAGGATTTATCGAGAGATGAGCGTCTGAAGCGTGACAAGAGTGCCTCAGCAGATCCATTCGTTCTAAAGCGTCGTGTGATGGACCCTGATCCCCGTTTTCCTTTTCGAGTTGACGATAGTCATCTGGACAGAG GTATAGCTCTTGGCCAACTACCACAGAaccgaggaggagatcgTCAGGTTAGTATGGGAGCCATGTGGTCGGTTGGTGGTCTTGCGCCTAATGCAATCGCTACCGATGATGGACAGGGGCATCTCGTCAGACGTGGGACCAACGCTCGTGTGTTTCCCACCCTCTTCCAGGAAAGTCTTGTCAGCACGTcagtcgagaaggagaagcacGAAGGCCGCATCGCTTCGGCTCTCAACATTGACCAGGTACGAAAGATCCTCGAGTTCGCACGGGCTCAGCAAATCCCTCAAAGCCTCAAACAGCATGGTCTTCATACGGACTTTAGTCACACAAGTTGGAATGGATATCAGTGGGTCAACAAAGAGGAGTGGTCAA TTCCTCTTAGGCCAGCAAAGAGGCGTCTCCTACCGGCTGCTCCATTCAGGTTG TTGACGTCGGTTgccttctcatcaactccTGGAGGTAAAGCTGTGCTTGGGATTGGACACTCGAACGGGAGTGTGCTTTTCCAATCTCTCTTTGACACACTACCACGATTCGAGGTTCGCCAGACTTTTCCTATTTCCTGTGTGAGCTGGCGCCCAGCTTGTACTCTGCGACCTTCCAAGAACCCCATGAATCTAGGGGTCGAAGTTCTGACGGAGGACTTGGTAGTTGGGGATGAGATGGGCAATATCTACTACTACGTTGTGGAATGGCCGATAGGCTGGGAAGTCACGCGGGACACTTGGTCCGGTGCGGTATCGTTGGTAGCCAAGATCAGCAATATTCACTGTCAGCAAGTATGCGGTCTTGCATGGTCATATGATGGTCGTCTATTCGCCTCGGGGGGGAACGACAATCTCTGCTGTCTTTTCGATGCTGATCAAGTCTCTGGACGGCGAACTGAGCAAGCCCCCGGGGTAAATGGTCATCGAGGGCGCATTGAGGCGGGCAGCGCGTATGGTGGCATTGAGACAAGAGTTACACGGCTGTTGAGCGTCGATGGGGACGACGATATGCCTGTGAGGGCGTTCAGGGCACAGCTACAGCCACTTCCGACTGGAACTGACACCGTTCGGTATCTTGGCCCTGCTATTGCGAAGCATCATTGGAACCACGATGCTGCTGTGAAAGCCATTGCTTTCTGCCCCTGGAGGCGAGAGTTGGTGGCAACAGGAGGTGGCTCTAACGACAAGTGCATACACTTCTTCCATACGCCATCCGGAGCAGCTCTCGCAACGATATCAGTGTCTGCCCAGGTAACCTCGCTCATCTGGAACACAACGCGCAGAGAGATTGCCGCCACATTCGGGTACGCTTCACCAGAACACCCCTATCGTGTCAGCGTTTTCAGTTGGCCGGAGTGCAAACAGGTTGCAGCAATTCCTTGGGAGGACGACCTGCGGGCCTTGTATGCCATCTCATACCCTCGAGGGCCGACCTCTGAGGACCCAACTGCACCAGTAGGAGGCAAGGAAGGGTGCATTATTGTTGCATCGAGTGACAAGAGCATAAAGTTTCATGAAGTATGGTCGCGAGAACGAGGCGTGACCGTGGGCGCCACGGGTATTCTAGCAGGAAGCGATATCCTGGAGGGGCTTGAAGGCATTGACAAAGAAGGAGACGTAATCCGATGA